The genomic stretch TATGGCCAGCGCATACGCAGCGGCCGATTTGGTGTTGTGCCGCGCAGGCGCGCTAACGGTTGCCGAGCTGGCCTGTGTGGGTGTTGCTTCGGTCTTGGTGCCATTTCCGCATGCGGTGGATGATCACCAAACGGGTAATGCCCAATTTTTAAGTGAAGAACAAGCTGGTATTTTGCTGCCGCAAACCCGAATGAGCGCCGAAGTGTTGGCCGATTTATTGCAAAAAACCAGTCGCGATCAATGCCTGCTGATGGCGAAAAACGCCAAACGCTTGGCCAAACCGGATGCAACAGCGCAAGTTGTTGCTGTAATTGAAGAATTAGCTGGATAGGAGTATAGGGTAATTGCCCGTGGCATATATAATATGTGCTCTCTGGTTTAATACCCTTGGCAAATATGAAGCATAAAGTAAAACGCATTCATTTCGTCGGTATCGGCGGCGTTGGCATGAGCGGGATTGCTGAAGTACTGCTTAACCTTGGTTTTGAGGTGAGTGGCTCCGACTTGGGCGCGAACGCGACAACACAGCGCCTGAGTGCTGCGGGTGCAATCGTTCATCAAGGCCATGCGGCTGAATTTGTGGCCAATGCCGATGTCGTCGTGATTTCCAGTGCAGTGAAAGATGACAACCCTGAAGTTATCGAGGCGCACGCACGGCAAATTCCCGTGGTGCCACGTGCGATGATGCTGGCCGAGCTGATGCGTTTGAAACAAGGGATTGCGATTGCCGGCACACATGGCAAAACAACGACAACGAGCTTGAGCGCCAGCGTGCTCGAAGCTGCAGGTTTAGACCCCACTTTTGTGATTGGCGGCAAATTGCATGCCGCAGGCTCGAATGCGCGCTTAGGGCAGGGGGACTTTTTGGTCGCCGAGGCGGATGAAAGTGATGCATCGTTCTTGTTGTTGACCCCGGTGATTTCAGTGGTTACCAATATCGATGCCGATCATATGGATACCTATGGGCATGATTTTGAAAAATTAAAGCAAGCGTTCATCGACTTTTTACACCATCTGCCGTTTTATGGTCGCGCGATTTTATGTGTGGATGATCCGCATGTGCGCTCAATTCTGCCCAAAGTGAAAAGCCCAATCACGACCTACGGGGTGTCTGAAGATGCCATGCTGCGTGCTGAAAATATCTTCGCAGCCAATGGCCAGATGAAATTTGATGCGGTTTGGAAAAACGGTGAAACGCGTCGTTTGGCTGTGACGCTGAATATGCCTGGTATGCACAATGTGCTGAATGCCTTGGCGGCCATTGCGATTGGCTTGGAAGTTGGCGCGGATGAGGCGGCCATCGTGGCAGCCTTGGAAAGTTTCCAAGGCGTTGGCCGTCGTTTCCAACGATATGGCGAAGTGACTCTACCAGAAGGTGGTCAGATTACGGTGGTTGATGACTATGGCCATCATCCAGTTGAAATGGCGGCTACCTTGGCTGCAGCCCGCGGCGCTTTTCCAGGTCGTCGTTTAATGCTGGCCTTCCAGCCGCATCGCTATACACGTACTCGCGATTGTTTTGAAGATTTTGTCAAAGTGCTCAACACCGTTGATGGCTTATTGCTGGCAGAAGTTTACGCAGCGGGTGAAGCGCCAATTGTTGCGGCAAACGGCCGAGCTTTGGTACGTGCCGTTCGTGTTGCTGGCAAAGTGGAACCGATTTTTGTGGAAAATATTGCCGATATGCCTGCGGCAATATTTGCCGCGGCGAAAGATGGCGATGTGATTGTCACAATGGGTGCTGGCTCAATCGGCAATGTACCAAAACAACTGTGCGAGCGTGCAGCATGAAAGAATTTGGAAAAGTGGCAGTGATCATGGGCGGGTCTTCCGCTGAGCGTGAAGTATCGCTGATGAGTGGTGCCGGTGTATTGGCGGCATTGCAAAGCAAGGGCGTTGATGCTCATGCATTTGATCCGGCCGAACAATCACTGATTGCCTTGAAAGAAGAAGGTTTTGATCGTGCATTTTTGATTTTGCACGGTCGCGGTGGTGAAGACGGCACAATTCAGGGCGCGTTGGAATTTATGGGGGTGCCTTATACCGGTTGTGGTGTGATGGCATCCGCGATTGCAATGGACAAATGGCGCACCAAATTACTATGGGAAGCCGCGGGTTTGCCCGTGCCGGAATACCGGATTATCGATAGCGCGGCCGAATTGGCGCAGGCTGCTGATGAGTTGGGCTTGCCGCTGTTTGTGAAACCCGCTAGCGAAGGCTCTAGCGTTGGCGTGGTGAAATTAAAATCGCTGGCTGATATTGAAGCCGCTTGGGCTGAGGTCTCTCGCCATAATTCGGTGGTGCTGGCCGAGCGTAATATTGGTGGCGGTGAATATACATGTGCAGTATTGGATGGCAAAGCGCTGCCAAGCGTGCGGATTATTCCGCAAACCGAATTTTACGATTACGAAGCCAAATATTTCCGCGATGACACCGAATATCGCTGCCCTGCAGGTTTGAGTGATGACAAAGAAAGCTTGGCACGCTCGCTAGCCGAGAAAGCTTACCGTGTGTTAGGGGCGTCAGGTTGGGCACGCATCGATTTTCTGACGGATGATGATGGCACAATTTATTTGCTTGAAGCGAACACTGCGCCAGGCATGACCAGTCATAGCTTATTTCCAATGGCCGCTCGTGAGTCAGGCCTATCCTACGAAGATTTGGTCGTTAAAATTTTAGCCGCCACTTTGAAAGAGGCTAATTGAGACGATGTGGGATAAGCCGCAATTATTAATATGGATTGCCAATCTTTTGACTGGCCTTGCCATTCTATTGCTGTTTTATTCCCTATTGTTTTTAACCGTGCATTCACCCTTATTTCCGGTAAAACGGATCAAAGTTGATGGTGAGCTACGGCATATTACGCGCGAGCAATTGCAGTATGTAATTAAGAATGAATTGAAAGGCACTTTTTTTACGCTGGATTTAAATAAAACTCGGCAAGATTTTGAAAAATTGCCTTGGGTTCGGCGAGTTGAAGTACGTCGTCGCTGGCCAGATCGCTTGGAAGTGAATATTGAAGAGCATCGTGCCGTGGCGCGTTGGGGGTCAAGCGCACTGTTGAATCAATATGGCGAGCAATTTGATGCAGCAAGTAATGATGCATTGCCAGTATTAGAGGGCCCTGAAGGAACAGAGAGAGTCATGGTTGAAGGTTTAATGCGTTTGAGCGAAGTAACAAGCACATTAAATAAAAAGCCAACGCAGTTGTGGCTTTCGGAACGCCGGGCTTGGCGGTTTGAATTGGATAAACAGTTGATTGTTGAGGTAGGGCGGGAAGATCCAATTGGGCGGGTTGAGCGTTTCGTGAAAGCGTACCCAAACTCTTTGGCGCTGCTACAACAACCATTTGAATATATTGATTTACGGTATCCAAATGGATTTGCGGTGCGTTTGCCGGATTATGTGCCAGCGCCCCCTCCTAAATTGGATGCGGAAGGTCGACCGATTGTCGTAAAACCAAAAGCACTTAAAGCTTCGGCATGATTTATGCTTTTGGTTTAAAAGAGCAATTAAAATATTTGGTTGGCCAATTTTTTTAAAGTTAATTCTCAAGTTTAGTAAAGAGGCAGTCAGTGACTAGGGACGCAAAAAATCTCATCGTTGGGCTAGATATCGGAACGTCAAAAGTCGTTGCGGTGGTTGCTGACGTAACCGAGGACGGCTCGCTCAATGTTGTCGGCATGGGCTCGGCATCTTCAAAAGGCTTAAAGCGCGGTGTTGTTGTCGATATCGAAAAAACGGTTGGCGCAATTCAAGCCGCTTTAGGCGAAGCCGAATTAATGGCTGATTGCAAAATTAGTGAGGTTTATACCGGTATTGCTGGAAGCCATATTAAAAGCCTGAATTCGCATGGCATGGTGGCAATTAAAGATAAAGAAGTTACGCAAGCGGATATTGATCGAGTTATTGAGACGGCAAGTGCAGTTAATATTCCCGCCGATCATCAAGTGCTGCATATTTTATCGCAAGAATATGTGATTGATGGCCAAGAAGATGTGAAAGAGCCATTAGGCATGTCGGGCGTTCGGTTAGAAGTGCGCGTACATATTGTTTCTGGTGCTGTTTCTGCAGTGCAAAACATTACAAAATGTGTGCGCCGTTGTGGTTTAGAAATTGCCGAAGTGGTATTGCAGCCATTGGCCAGCGCGCACGCAGTATTAACCGATGATGAGCGTGATTTAGGCGTTTGTTTAGTGGATATTGGTGGCGGTACGACTGATATGGCGGTCTTTATTAATGGTGCAATTCGCCATACTGCGGTAATTCCAATTGCCGGTGACCAAATTACCAATGACATTGCAATGGCATTACGCACGCCAACAGGTGAGGCAGAAAATATTAAAATTCAGCATGGCGTAGCATTGCGTCATATGACCGATCCGCAAACGATGATTGAAGTGCCTGGTGTTGGCGAGCGCGGTGCACGCCAAATGTCTCGTCATACGTTGGCCGAAGTAATTGAGCCTCGCGTTGAAGAATTATATAGCTTTGTTCAAGCTGAATTACGCCGCGTTAATTTAGAAGACCGTTTATCTAGCGGTATTGTTATTACGGGCGGTGCCTCATTAATGCCAGGAATGACAGAATTGGCAGAGGAAATTTTCCATATGCCAGTTCGTCTAGGTTTGCCACGTTATGTGGGTGGATTAGCCGAGGTAGTTAAAAACCCGCGCTATTCAACTGCGGTGGGTTTGTTGATTGTCGCACGTCAGCAAATGCAAAAAATTCCAGGCCAAAGAGGAAAAGAAGGCTCAATTGGAGACATTTTTGGAAGAATGAAGTCTTGGTTTCAAAATAACTTTTGAAATTTTCGGGTAAGCGGTAAAATCGGGTAATAGGAGAGAAAACTATGGCATTAACTATCGAAGTTCCAGAGGTATCACACCACGTCAATATCAAAGTAATTGGTGTGGGTGGTGCAGGTTGCAATGCAATCAATAATATGATCGAACACCATATGCAAGGTGTTGATTTTATTTCTTCTAATACCGATGCTCAGGTATTGAAATTATCTAAAGCTGATAATGTGGTTCAGTTGGGCGCTGAATTAACTAAAGGCTTTGGTGCTGGTTGTAATCCCGATATTGGCCGTCAAGCGGCTGAAGAAGATCGCGAACATATCGCCGAATTAATTTCAGGCGCAGATTTATTATTTATCACTGCTGGTATGGGCGGTGGTACCGGTACTGGTGCAGCTCCTGTGATTGCCCAAGTGGCGCGCGAGAAAGGCATTTTGACCGTTGGTGTGGTCACTAAGCCAGGCTTGGATGAGGGTGGCCGTCAAAAAGTCGCTCAAGCGGGTATTGATGAGTTGTCACGTTACGTTGATTCATTGATTGTGGTTTCAAATCAAAAGCTTGAAGAAGTGTTGGGTGATGATGTCACCATCGACGAAGCCTTCCGGGCAGCTGATGATGTGCTGCGAAATGCGGTGGGTTCGATCGTTGAAATCATTCACTACCCAGGCTTGATCAACGTTGACTTTGCTGACGTTCGCACTGTGATGCGCGAAATGGGTATGGCAATGATGGGTTCTGCTAATGCTTCTGGCCCAGATCGTGCAATCCGCGCTACTGAAGAAGCAATTCGCTGCCCATTGCTAGACAACATTAGCTTTAAAGGTGCACGTGGTGTGTTGGTGAATTTCTCAACTGCGCCAGGCAAGCTGAAAAAATCAGAAACCCGCCAAGCTTTGGAAATCATCGAAGCGCATGTTGCCGAAGGCGCCTTGGTGAAACACGGTGTTGTGTACGATCCAGAATTGGCCGAAGACGAAATTCGCGTGACTTTGGTGGCAACCGGTTTAGGTGGCGGCAAAGACATGAATAAGCCGCAATTGTCGGTAGTAAGTAGCCAAACGCTGAAAACTGGCACTGACAATATGGGCTATGACGACGCTTTGGATACGCCTGCTATTTGGCGTAACAACCGCCGCGGTGCTGCGCCTGAAGCAGCAACGACTCGCCCAGCGATGTCGAATATTGATATGGACATTCCAGCCTTTTTGCGCCGCCAAGCAGATTAATCGCTGCTAAATAAACGGCGCCTATTGGCTCGATTGCTATGATTCATCCAGCGTACGACCCAACGCTGGTAGAATTATTGTAATTTAGCTGTGATAAGGCAGGAATGGCATGTTTTTACAACGCACCTTGAAAAGCACAATCCGTGCGACTGGTGTTGGTTTGCACTCGGGCGAAAAAGTGACCCTCACTTTACGCCCTGCCGCAGCCGACCATGGGATTGTGTTTCAACGCTCTGATTTACCCGAGTCAAAGCCATTCAAGGTCGGGCCTGATTTGGTGAACGACACGCGCCTCTCCTCAACGCTCGTCCAAGACGGCGTGCGTGTCGGCACCATTGAGCATCTGATGTCGGCGTTTGCTGGCCTTGGCATCGACAATGTATTGGTCGATGTTGATGCGCCAGAAATGCCGATTATGGATGGTTCTGCTGCGCCGTTTATCTACCTGCTACAAAGTGCAGGCATCCGTGAACTCAATAGACCCAAGCAATTTGTCCGTGTACTGAAACCGATTGAGGTGCACGATGGCGACAAGTGGGTGAAATTTGAGCCTCACGATGGTTACAAAGTCGCGCTGACGATAGATTTTCAGCATCCTGCGTTTAAAAAATCAGCCCAAAAAATCGAAATCGATTTCGCCAATACCAACTACGTTAGCGAGATCGCGCGTGCGCGTACCTTTGGTTTTATCCACGAAGTGGAATACCTGCGTGCCAACGGCTTAGCACGCGGTGGCAATATGGATAATGCCGTGGTAATTGATGAGTTCCGTGTCTTGAACGAAGGCGGCTTGCGCTTTGAGGACGAGTTCGTACGGCATAAAATCCTCGATGCGATCGGTGATCTGTATATTTTGGGTTACCCGCTGATTGCCTCGTTCTCTGGCTATAAATCGGGCCACGCGATGAATAATAAGCTGCTGCGCGCCATGCTGGCCGACCGCGATAGCTACGAAATCGTCAGCTTTAGCGATGACGATCATGTTCCTTCATCGTTTCACGATCTACCGCCGCTGAGTATCTAGCATGTTAAAGCAAGCGCTCTCCCGCCTCGTTGTCTCGCCTTGGTGTACTACTTGTACTATCTGCGGCTTCGACGTCTCACGTGATCGCGTTTGGCCGAGGGTTTAGGCATGTTTGCCCTGCTGCGTATTCTGGTATTGGTGGCCATCGTCATCATTGTCTACGCCGGGTTTCGCTATGTGCGCGAACGTGAGCCGCGCTGGCTGCGCTTGATTCGCACCGTATTGCTGTTTGTCCTCTCTATCGGCGTCATTTTTGGCGTTGGGCTCTTTATTGAGCGTTTGACCTTAGGCTAATGAATATGGCTTTACCGCGTTTTTATGTTGATCAGGCTTTGGGCCTTGGTCTTGAGTTCGATTTGCCTGAAGGCGTGGCGCGCCATGTGCAAGTGGTGCGTATGCAGCCCGATGAAACGATTACGCTGTTTAATGGCCAAGGTGGCGAGTATCAAGCGGTAATTAGCGCCATGGGCAAAAAAACGGTCAGCGTGCGTGTTGAGTCGTTTGCCGATATCAATCGTGAATCGCCACTGCATTTAACCTTGGTGCAAGCGGTGTCGGCGTCCGATCGCATGGATTACACGGTGCAAAAAGCTGCCGAGTTGGGCGTTACGGTATTTCAGCCGGTCATCTCGCAATATTGCCAGCAACGCTATAGCGGCGAGCGTGCCGAAAAACGTATTGCGCATTGGCAAGGTATTGCCGCCAGCGCCGCCGAGCAATGCGGGCGCACTCGTTTGATGGAAATTCGCCCCATCATCACTTATGCGCAATTTCTAGCGCAAAGCAATGACAGCGAATTAAAACTGTTAATGTGCCCAACAGGCGCCATTCACCACTCCGCTTTGCCAGTAGCCGTAAAATCAGCGACGGTACTGGTTGGCCCAGAAGGGGGGTATTCGCCTGAGGAAGACAATCAGGCTATTTCCTGTGGCTATACGTCATTGATTCTTGGCCCGCGTATTTTCCGTACCGAAACGGTTGCACCAGTCATTGCAGGTCTTTTGCAGCAACGCTACGGCGATTTTTAATCTCCAATTTGGTGATTCGCGTGGCATGGTAATGTTGCGCCGCGATCTTCCTCATGAAAACGGTATAATCGCGCCATGACTACTGCTGCCAATACCCCGCACTCGATGAATACCAAAGCGCTTTATCGCCGCCTGCTTGGGCATTTTCGCCCGTATCTATGGGTGATTATCGCGACGATTATCTGTATGGCCTTGGCCTCTGCGTCCGAGGCGTTGCTCACTTTACTGCTCAAGCCCTTAATCGACCAAAATTTGGCTGGTGCGTCGGCCTTGGCGAAAAATGCCGCGTGGATTGTGCCGGCGCAATTGTTTGGTTTGGCGGTGATGCGCTTTGTCGGCAATTTTGGCAATGACTACGGCAATGCGTGGCTGGCGCAGCGCGTAATGCGCGATTTTCGTGAAAAAATCTACGCCAAATTGATGCGCCTGCCGACGCCTTATTACGACAAAACCTCAACCGGCGTTTTGCTGTCGCGCGTCACCTACGATGTAACGCAGGTGATGGAGGCGGGCACGTCAACGCTAACCGGTTTGGTGCGCGATGGCGTCGCGGTGATTGGTTTTCTGGCGGTGATGTTTTATTCGAGCTGGCAATTAACCTTATTCTGCTTGGTTTTGCTGCCGATTGTTGCGGTTAGCATTCGCGTCGTCGCGAAACGCCAGCGCCGTCTGGCGCGCGAAACTCAGGACAAAATGGGCGAGATGAATTCGCGCCTCGATGAATCCTTGTCGGGCCAGCGCATCGTGAAAGTATTTGGCGGCCAAGACGTTGAAGTGCGCCGCTTTGGCGAAGTGAATAATCGCGTGATGCGTCTCGGCATCAAGCAAGGCCTGATGGTCGCGATTAACTCGGGCACGATTGTGTTATTGATCGGCATGACGATCTCGGTGGTGCTGTATTTCGCCAGTTTGCAAGCGCAAGCCGGCCAGCTTAGCGCCGGCTCGTTTATGTCGTTTATCGCGGCGATGGTCGCAATTCAGGGCCCAGTGCGTAATCTCACCAAAATTAACGAGCGTCTGCACCGCGGTTTAGCTGCCGCCGAGTCGATTTTTGCTCTGCTCGATGAAATTGAAGAGCCCGATCACGGCCAGCATCGCGTGGCGCGTGCGCAAGGCGCGCTGCAAATTCAGGCGCTGCGCTTTAGTTATCAGCCTGATCATAAACCGGCGCTCGATGGCATTGATCTCAACATCCAGCCGGGGCAAACGGTGGCGCTGGTGGGGCAATCGGGCAGTGGTAAAACCACGCTGGCCAATTTGGTGCCGCGTTTTTATGACGCTAACGACGGGAAAATTCTACTCGATGACGTGCCGCTAGCTGATTATCAACTGACTAATCTGCGTGAGCAAATCGCATTAGTTGCGCAAGATATGGTGCTGTTCAACGACACCGTCACCGCGAATATCGCCTATGGCACGAAAGGCGAGGTTGATATGGCGCGCGTGCGTGCCGCGGCCCAAGCCGCGCATGCGCTGGAATTTATCGAAAAAATGCCGAATGGCTTTGACGAGCTTTTGGGCGAAAACGGTGGTCGTCTTTCCGGCGGGCAACGCCAGCGCCTTGCGATTGCACGCGCGATTTATAAAGACGCGCCCGTGCTGATTTTGGACGAAGCCACCAGCGCGCTGGATACCGAATCCGAGCGTAAAGTGCAAGACGCGCTCGATCAATTGATGCAAGGTCGAACGACTTTGGTGATTGCGCACCGCCTGTCGACGATCGAAAAAGCGGACCGCATTGTGGTGATGCAAGCAGGCCGAATCGTCGAAAGCGGCACGCATGCCGAGTTGTTGGCGAAGCACGGCGTATACGCGCAAATGCACGCCGTGCAATTTGGTGAAGTCTAATTCGGCATAGGGTATTGCGCTGAGGGCTAGAATTAATCTTGCTTTTGACTAGATACCCTATGCAGATGATCGAGCTTGATAAAGCGATAAAAAGTCGTTTCGGCATTCATCAGCGAAATTAAGAATCCCGCACGGCCATCTAAAAAGCCGCGCTTGAGGATATAGGTGCGCAAAAAAGCCCACAAGCCGCGCAAGATGGCGGTGCTTAAACTAGCGCGCTTTCCTTTGGCAAAACGTTGCGCCGCGCCGGCGCTGGAATAGGCGTTAATCTTGGCGAGCACGGTTTCAAAATCGTCATACGAGTAATGCAGTAATTCACCCGCTAGCTCGGCCGCGGGCTGCGCGTGCAGCAATTTTTCATGCACCAAATCGTCGGAATACTGCGCTGAGCCACGTTTAAATAAACGCGCAACCCAATCCTTATTCCAGCCGCTGTGCTCAATCCATCGCCCACAAAAAGCAGAGCGGCGTTGGATTTGGTACACATCTGTCGTGGGGTTCGCGATCGCCTGTTTGATCGCGTCAGCCAATTG from Chitinibacter sp. SCUT-21 encodes the following:
- the murC gene encoding UDP-N-acetylmuramate--L-alanine ligase, yielding MKHKVKRIHFVGIGGVGMSGIAEVLLNLGFEVSGSDLGANATTQRLSAAGAIVHQGHAAEFVANADVVVISSAVKDDNPEVIEAHARQIPVVPRAMMLAELMRLKQGIAIAGTHGKTTTTSLSASVLEAAGLDPTFVIGGKLHAAGSNARLGQGDFLVAEADESDASFLLLTPVISVVTNIDADHMDTYGHDFEKLKQAFIDFLHHLPFYGRAILCVDDPHVRSILPKVKSPITTYGVSEDAMLRAENIFAANGQMKFDAVWKNGETRRLAVTLNMPGMHNVLNALAAIAIGLEVGADEAAIVAALESFQGVGRRFQRYGEVTLPEGGQITVVDDYGHHPVEMAATLAAARGAFPGRRLMLAFQPHRYTRTRDCFEDFVKVLNTVDGLLLAEVYAAGEAPIVAANGRALVRAVRVAGKVEPIFVENIADMPAAIFAAAKDGDVIVTMGAGSIGNVPKQLCERAA
- a CDS encoding D-alanine--D-alanine ligase, whose product is MKEFGKVAVIMGGSSAEREVSLMSGAGVLAALQSKGVDAHAFDPAEQSLIALKEEGFDRAFLILHGRGGEDGTIQGALEFMGVPYTGCGVMASAIAMDKWRTKLLWEAAGLPVPEYRIIDSAAELAQAADELGLPLFVKPASEGSSVGVVKLKSLADIEAAWAEVSRHNSVVLAERNIGGGEYTCAVLDGKALPSVRIIPQTEFYDYEAKYFRDDTEYRCPAGLSDDKESLARSLAEKAYRVLGASGWARIDFLTDDDGTIYLLEANTAPGMTSHSLFPMAARESGLSYEDLVVKILAATLKEAN
- a CDS encoding FtsQ-type POTRA domain-containing protein; translated protein: MWDKPQLLIWIANLLTGLAILLLFYSLLFLTVHSPLFPVKRIKVDGELRHITREQLQYVIKNELKGTFFTLDLNKTRQDFEKLPWVRRVEVRRRWPDRLEVNIEEHRAVARWGSSALLNQYGEQFDAASNDALPVLEGPEGTERVMVEGLMRLSEVTSTLNKKPTQLWLSERRAWRFELDKQLIVEVGREDPIGRVERFVKAYPNSLALLQQPFEYIDLRYPNGFAVRLPDYVPAPPPKLDAEGRPIVVKPKALKASA
- the ftsA gene encoding cell division protein FtsA, which gives rise to MTRDAKNLIVGLDIGTSKVVAVVADVTEDGSLNVVGMGSASSKGLKRGVVVDIEKTVGAIQAALGEAELMADCKISEVYTGIAGSHIKSLNSHGMVAIKDKEVTQADIDRVIETASAVNIPADHQVLHILSQEYVIDGQEDVKEPLGMSGVRLEVRVHIVSGAVSAVQNITKCVRRCGLEIAEVVLQPLASAHAVLTDDERDLGVCLVDIGGGTTDMAVFINGAIRHTAVIPIAGDQITNDIAMALRTPTGEAENIKIQHGVALRHMTDPQTMIEVPGVGERGARQMSRHTLAEVIEPRVEELYSFVQAELRRVNLEDRLSSGIVITGGASLMPGMTELAEEIFHMPVRLGLPRYVGGLAEVVKNPRYSTAVGLLIVARQQMQKIPGQRGKEGSIGDIFGRMKSWFQNNF
- the ftsZ gene encoding cell division protein FtsZ, with translation MALTIEVPEVSHHVNIKVIGVGGAGCNAINNMIEHHMQGVDFISSNTDAQVLKLSKADNVVQLGAELTKGFGAGCNPDIGRQAAEEDREHIAELISGADLLFITAGMGGGTGTGAAPVIAQVAREKGILTVGVVTKPGLDEGGRQKVAQAGIDELSRYVDSLIVVSNQKLEEVLGDDVTIDEAFRAADDVLRNAVGSIVEIIHYPGLINVDFADVRTVMREMGMAMMGSANASGPDRAIRATEEAIRCPLLDNISFKGARGVLVNFSTAPGKLKKSETRQALEIIEAHVAEGALVKHGVVYDPELAEDEIRVTLVATGLGGGKDMNKPQLSVVSSQTLKTGTDNMGYDDALDTPAIWRNNRRGAAPEAATTRPAMSNIDMDIPAFLRRQAD
- the lpxC gene encoding UDP-3-O-acyl-N-acetylglucosamine deacetylase gives rise to the protein MFLQRTLKSTIRATGVGLHSGEKVTLTLRPAAADHGIVFQRSDLPESKPFKVGPDLVNDTRLSSTLVQDGVRVGTIEHLMSAFAGLGIDNVLVDVDAPEMPIMDGSAAPFIYLLQSAGIRELNRPKQFVRVLKPIEVHDGDKWVKFEPHDGYKVALTIDFQHPAFKKSAQKIEIDFANTNYVSEIARARTFGFIHEVEYLRANGLARGGNMDNAVVIDEFRVLNEGGLRFEDEFVRHKILDAIGDLYILGYPLIASFSGYKSGHAMNNKLLRAMLADRDSYEIVSFSDDDHVPSSFHDLPPLSI
- a CDS encoding 16S rRNA (uracil(1498)-N(3))-methyltransferase, with the translated sequence MALPRFYVDQALGLGLEFDLPEGVARHVQVVRMQPDETITLFNGQGGEYQAVISAMGKKTVSVRVESFADINRESPLHLTLVQAVSASDRMDYTVQKAAELGVTVFQPVISQYCQQRYSGERAEKRIAHWQGIAASAAEQCGRTRLMEIRPIITYAQFLAQSNDSELKLLMCPTGAIHHSALPVAVKSATVLVGPEGGYSPEEDNQAISCGYTSLILGPRIFRTETVAPVIAGLLQQRYGDF
- the msbA gene encoding lipid A export permease/ATP-binding protein MsbA: MTTAANTPHSMNTKALYRRLLGHFRPYLWVIIATIICMALASASEALLTLLLKPLIDQNLAGASALAKNAAWIVPAQLFGLAVMRFVGNFGNDYGNAWLAQRVMRDFREKIYAKLMRLPTPYYDKTSTGVLLSRVTYDVTQVMEAGTSTLTGLVRDGVAVIGFLAVMFYSSWQLTLFCLVLLPIVAVSIRVVAKRQRRLARETQDKMGEMNSRLDESLSGQRIVKVFGGQDVEVRRFGEVNNRVMRLGIKQGLMVAINSGTIVLLIGMTISVVLYFASLQAQAGQLSAGSFMSFIAAMVAIQGPVRNLTKINERLHRGLAAAESIFALLDEIEEPDHGQHRVARAQGALQIQALRFSYQPDHKPALDGIDLNIQPGQTVALVGQSGSGKTTLANLVPRFYDANDGKILLDDVPLADYQLTNLREQIALVAQDMVLFNDTVTANIAYGTKGEVDMARVRAAAQAAHALEFIEKMPNGFDELLGENGGRLSGGQRQRLAIARAIYKDAPVLILDEATSALDTESERKVQDALDQLMQGRTTLVIAHRLSTIEKADRIVVMQAGRIVESGTHAELLAKHGVYAQMHAVQFGEV
- a CDS encoding glycosyltransferase family 2 protein, with the protein product MPTLGIAIITKNAQAHLEQCLMAVAWADQIVVVDSGSSDGTLDIATKLNAQIIQTADWPGFGPQKNRALAAMETDWILALDADEIVSEQLADAIKQAIANPTTDVYQIQRRSAFCGRWIEHSGWNKDWVARLFKRGSAQYSDDLVHEKLLHAQPAAELAGELLHYSYDDFETVLAKINAYSSAGAAQRFAKGKRASLSTAILRGLWAFLRTYILKRGFLDGRAGFLISLMNAETTFYRFIKLDHLHRVSSQKQD